The Pseudomonas parafulva genome includes a window with the following:
- the ihfB gene encoding integration host factor subunit beta yields MTKSELIERIVTHQGLLSSKDVELAIKTMLEQMSQCLATGDRIEIRGFGSFSLHYRAPRVGRNPKTGQSVSLEGKFVPHFKPGKELRDRVNEEDEAHT; encoded by the coding sequence ATGACGAAGTCGGAGCTGATCGAACGTATTGTCACCCATCAAGGGCTACTCTCGTCCAAGGACGTAGAGCTGGCCATCAAGACCATGCTTGAACAGATGTCACAATGCCTTGCTACCGGTGATCGCATCGAGATCCGCGGTTTTGGCAGCTTCTCGCTGCATTATCGGGCACCACGGGTAGGTCGCAACCCCAAGACCGGCCAGTCGGTCAGCCTCGAAGGCAAGTTCGTTCCGCACTTCAAACCCGGCAAGGAATTGCGTGATCGGGTCAATGAAGAAGACGAGGCCCATACCTGA
- a CDS encoding lipopolysaccharide assembly protein LapA domain-containing protein, with product MRNLKRALAAVFVLLLAAVVLFFVLENQQTVALTLFGWVAPQVPVAVVVLAALIIGLAVGPLLGAYGVQRSKRKIRASAREAALSGR from the coding sequence ATGCGTAACCTCAAGCGTGCACTGGCAGCTGTCTTCGTCCTGCTGCTGGCGGCTGTAGTGCTGTTCTTCGTGCTGGAAAACCAGCAGACCGTAGCCTTGACCCTGTTTGGCTGGGTTGCGCCACAGGTGCCGGTGGCAGTGGTGGTGCTGGCCGCGTTGATCATTGGCCTGGCCGTTGGGCCTTTGCTGGGCGCCTATGGTGTGCAGCGCAGCAAGCGCAAAATCCGGGCTTCGGCCCGCGAAGCGGCGCTGAGCGGCAGGTGA
- a CDS encoding MBL fold metallo-hydrolase RNA specificity domain-containing protein gives MDYPGLTHHGAVRGVTGSCHQLHLGPGVSLLVDCGAEQGADVMPGAQGSALGFDITGVQALIVTHVHLDHVGRIPALLAKGYRGPIYCSEPSAKLLPLVLEDAFKLGIDSTPAQVARYITLVHSLIVPLPFGHWHAVVQHPQVACAIRLQRAGHLLGSAYVECDIQHGPNNTRYVFSGDLGPGNDPLLRPLQPPERADVLVLESTYGDRLHPPTGDRIQRLEAAIDRALADHGTLLIPAFSLGRTQALLHDLEDVLHRKALLGKTGPSPQGEPVDWSQLPIILDSPLAQRITQAYRDLHPYWNEQARARLAGGRDPLAFGQLISVDTHARHQQVVNYLKSTGRPAIVIAGNGMCSGGRIVNYLKGMLGDPRHEVMFVGHQAKGTPGAVIQGSCGAPGVVQVELEGRGYAIAAKVLNASGYSGHADQAGLVAFATGMMQAPHAVVLVHGERTAKVALSKALARCYRRLQWPTKISIPED, from the coding sequence ATGGATTACCCCGGCCTAACCCACCATGGCGCTGTACGCGGCGTGACGGGTTCCTGCCATCAGCTTCATCTTGGCCCTGGCGTCAGCCTGCTGGTCGACTGCGGTGCCGAGCAGGGCGCCGATGTAATGCCGGGTGCGCAGGGCAGCGCGCTTGGGTTCGACATCACCGGCGTCCAGGCCCTGATCGTCACGCACGTGCACCTGGACCACGTAGGCCGCATTCCGGCATTGCTGGCCAAGGGGTACCGCGGCCCTATCTATTGCAGCGAGCCCTCTGCCAAATTACTGCCCCTGGTGCTCGAAGACGCCTTCAAACTCGGCATCGACAGCACACCTGCCCAGGTGGCCCGCTACATCACCCTGGTGCACAGCCTGATCGTGCCCCTGCCATTCGGGCATTGGCACGCCGTGGTTCAGCACCCGCAGGTGGCCTGCGCGATTCGCTTGCAGCGTGCCGGTCACCTTTTGGGTTCTGCCTACGTCGAATGCGACATCCAGCACGGGCCCAACAACACGCGCTATGTATTTTCAGGTGACCTGGGCCCCGGCAACGATCCCTTGCTGCGCCCCTTGCAGCCCCCGGAGCGTGCCGATGTGCTGGTGCTGGAAAGCACCTATGGCGACCGCCTTCACCCACCCACGGGTGATCGCATTCAGCGACTGGAAGCGGCCATCGACCGCGCGCTGGCCGATCACGGCACCTTGCTGATCCCGGCCTTCAGCCTGGGGCGCACCCAGGCACTGCTCCATGATCTTGAAGATGTCCTGCATCGCAAGGCCCTGCTGGGCAAGACGGGCCCCTCCCCACAAGGCGAGCCCGTGGATTGGTCGCAGCTGCCGATCATTCTCGATTCGCCCCTGGCTCAGCGCATCACCCAGGCCTACCGCGACCTGCACCCTTATTGGAACGAGCAGGCCAGGGCGCGCTTGGCAGGTGGCCGCGATCCGCTCGCATTCGGCCAGCTGATCAGCGTAGACACCCACGCCCGCCACCAGCAGGTGGTCAACTACCTCAAAAGCACCGGCCGGCCCGCCATCGTCATTGCAGGCAACGGCATGTGCTCGGGCGGGCGCATCGTCAATTACCTCAAGGGCATGCTGGGCGACCCCAGGCATGAAGTGATGTTCGTAGGCCACCAGGCCAAGGGGACGCCTGGGGCGGTGATCCAGGGCAGCTGTGGGGCGCCGGGAGTGGTGCAGGTGGAACTGGAGGGGCGGGGTTACGCTATCGCAGCCAAAGTCCTGAACGCGTCGGGGTACTCGGGGCATGCCGACCAGGCGGGGTTAGTGGCGTTTGCAACGGGGATGATGCAAGCACCCCATGCGGTGGTGCTGGTGCACGGCGAGCGCACAGCAAAGGTTGCCTTGTCCAAGGCACTGGCACGCTGCTATCGGCGCCTGCAATGGCCCACGAAGATCAGCATTCCGGAAGATTAG